The Candidatus Krumholzibacteriota bacterium genome includes a window with the following:
- a CDS encoding HIT domain-containing protein, which produces MDRVYAPWRSRYFTMQAQEGCLFCGIQKETNDAAVGILARGEHWFVILNAFPYTNGHIMVVARRHIERIGEIDRAAGAELLSMLAAAERAIDEAYRPDGMNVGVNRGPSAGAGIAGHLHFHLVPRWRGDTNFMTTLADTRVVSEDLGESWRRLKPFFER; this is translated from the coding sequence ATGGATAGGGTATACGCGCCCTGGCGGAGCAGGTATTTCACCATGCAGGCGCAGGAGGGCTGCCTCTTCTGCGGCATCCAGAAGGAGACAAACGACGCGGCGGTCGGCATCCTCGCCCGCGGCGAGCACTGGTTCGTCATCCTCAACGCCTTCCCGTACACGAACGGGCATATCATGGTCGTCGCCCGGCGGCATATCGAGCGGATCGGGGAGATCGATCGGGCGGCGGGCGCGGAGCTCCTGTCGATGCTGGCGGCGGCGGAGCGGGCGATCGACGAGGCGTACCGGCCGGACGGGATGAACGTCGGCGTCAACCGCGGGCCCAGCGCCGGCGCCGGTATCGCCGGCCACCTGCATTTCCATCTCGTGCCGCGGTGGCGCGGCGATACGAATTTCATGACGACGCTGGCCGATACGCGTGTCGTTTCGGAGGATCTCGGTGAATCCTGGCGCCGTCTCAAGCCCTTCTTCGAGCGCTGA
- a CDS encoding NTP transferase domain-containing protein produces MAVDGRTAALVLAAGEGTRMQSDMAKVLHTLCGKPMIRWVVEAVRRLGPERIVVIVGHQADRVQAEMAGEGLEFVLQLERLGTGHAAMQAEPALGRFGGTILVLNGDTPLLTSGTLGRFVEAHHRAGAVATVLTAELDDPGGYGRIIRDETDGFLRIVEHRDATEEERRTREINSGIFCFEAPDFFPALGRLERKNVQGEYYITDVMEILRRDGAVVGAFRCDQREEVLGINTIEQLRAAEKLKENDG; encoded by the coding sequence ATGGCGGTTGACGGTCGCACGGCGGCCCTCGTCCTCGCGGCGGGGGAGGGTACGCGCATGCAATCCGATATGGCGAAGGTGCTGCACACGCTGTGCGGAAAGCCGATGATCCGCTGGGTCGTCGAGGCGGTGCGCCGTCTCGGGCCGGAGCGGATCGTCGTGATCGTGGGACACCAGGCGGACCGCGTGCAGGCCGAGATGGCCGGCGAGGGGCTCGAGTTCGTGCTGCAGTTGGAGCGTCTCGGCACCGGGCACGCCGCGATGCAGGCCGAGCCGGCCCTCGGACGCTTCGGGGGGACGATCCTCGTTCTGAACGGCGACACGCCGCTCCTCACGAGCGGCACCCTCGGCCGGTTCGTCGAGGCCCACCACCGGGCGGGCGCCGTCGCGACGGTTCTCACGGCCGAGCTCGACGACCCGGGCGGCTACGGGCGGATCATCCGCGACGAAACCGACGGGTTTTTGCGTATCGTCGAGCATCGGGACGCGACGGAGGAGGAGCGCCGGACGCGCGAGATCAACAGCGGCATATTCTGTTTCGAGGCGCCGGATTTCTTTCCCGCGCTCGGCCGTCTCGAGCGGAAAAACGTCCAGGGGGAATACTACATCACCGACGTGATGGAGATCCTCAGGCGGGACGGCGCCGTGGTCGGGGCCTTCCGCTGCGACCAGCGCGAGGAGGTCCTCGGCATCAACACGATCGAACAGCTGCGGGCCGCCGAAAAACTGAAGGAGAACGATGGATAG
- a CDS encoding pantoate--beta-alanine ligase, whose product METVRTPAEVRALVLVAKKREARVGFVPTMGALHEGHASLVGMARERTDFVVASIFVNPKQFGPTEDLGRYPRTLDADLSMLRDLGCDLAFTPADRDLYSRDDRTRIAIRDLADGLCGRFRPGHFDGVLLVVAKLFNIVLPDEAFFGQKDAQQAVVIQRMAADLDMPVRIVLGRTVREADGLALSSRNRYLDADRRRRAAGMWRSLDRARALVVGGERDADRLRRLVREGMEEAGFAVEYADVVDGASLRPIGKVEGVVLIAAAGRLGETRLIDNVALRVEGERVEETLLEFPEWSRYHGG is encoded by the coding sequence ATGGAGACGGTACGAACGCCGGCTGAAGTCCGCGCACTGGTGCTCGTGGCGAAGAAACGCGAGGCGCGCGTCGGGTTCGTCCCGACGATGGGGGCGCTCCACGAGGGGCACGCGAGCCTCGTCGGCATGGCGCGCGAGCGGACCGATTTCGTCGTCGCGTCGATCTTCGTCAATCCGAAGCAGTTCGGGCCGACCGAGGATCTCGGACGCTACCCGCGCACCCTCGACGCCGACCTGTCGATGCTCCGCGATCTCGGCTGCGATCTCGCCTTCACGCCGGCGGATCGCGATCTCTACTCCCGCGACGACCGGACGCGCATCGCCATCAGGGACCTGGCCGACGGGCTCTGCGGCCGCTTTCGGCCGGGGCATTTCGACGGCGTGCTCCTCGTCGTGGCCAAGCTCTTCAACATCGTCCTGCCCGACGAGGCCTTCTTCGGGCAGAAGGACGCGCAGCAGGCGGTCGTCATACAGCGGATGGCGGCCGATCTCGACATGCCCGTGCGGATCGTGCTCGGCCGGACGGTCCGCGAGGCGGACGGCCTCGCGTTGAGCTCGCGCAACCGGTACCTCGACGCCGACCGGCGCCGGCGCGCCGCCGGGATGTGGCGATCCCTCGACCGCGCGCGGGCGCTCGTCGTCGGGGGGGAGCGCGACGCCGATCGCCTCCGCCGCCTGGTTCGCGAGGGGATGGAGGAGGCCGGTTTCGCCGTCGAGTACGCCGATGTCGTCGACGGGGCGTCCCTGCGGCCGATCGGGAAGGTCGAGGGCGTCGTGCTCATCGCCGCCGCCGGCCGGCTCGGAGAGACGAGACTCATCGACAACGTCGCGTTGCGCGTCGAGGGGGAGCGCGTGGAGGAGACGCTCCTCGAGTTCCCGGAATGGAGCAGGTATCATGGCGGTTGA
- the panB gene encoding 3-methyl-2-oxobutanoate hydroxymethyltransferase has translation MRKKITKQTILKMKKRGERIAALTSYDFLSTRIVDESGVDLILVGDSLGMVIMGYDNTLPVTMEEIIHHLKAVTRARPAALVAGDMPFMSYQASVEDAVRNAGRLVKEGGAESVKLEGGERYVPVIEAIVQASIPVMGHLGLTPQSLHQIGGYRVQGKDAAAAEVLLSDARALERAGVFAIVLECIPWPLARRITEAVEIPTIGIGAGPHCDGQVLVMQDMLGVGDGPMPRFVKAYEKLGERMREAIGAYVGEVKDGTFPGVEHSYSAGGKNGRNDGDGTNAG, from the coding sequence ATGAGAAAGAAGATCACCAAACAGACGATTCTGAAGATGAAGAAACGGGGCGAGCGGATCGCGGCGCTCACGTCCTACGATTTCCTCTCTACGCGGATCGTCGACGAGAGCGGCGTCGATCTCATCCTCGTCGGGGATTCCCTCGGCATGGTGATCATGGGATACGACAACACGCTCCCGGTGACCATGGAGGAGATCATCCACCACCTCAAGGCGGTCACGCGCGCGCGGCCGGCCGCCCTCGTCGCCGGGGACATGCCCTTCATGTCCTACCAGGCGAGCGTCGAGGACGCGGTCCGCAACGCCGGCCGCCTCGTCAAGGAGGGGGGCGCGGAGAGCGTGAAGCTGGAGGGGGGCGAGCGCTACGTTCCCGTGATCGAGGCGATCGTCCAGGCCTCGATCCCCGTCATGGGCCATCTCGGCCTCACGCCCCAGTCGCTGCATCAGATCGGCGGATACCGCGTCCAGGGGAAGGACGCCGCCGCCGCCGAGGTCCTGCTATCCGACGCGCGCGCCCTGGAGCGGGCCGGCGTCTTCGCGATCGTCCTCGAGTGCATTCCCTGGCCCCTCGCGCGGCGGATCACCGAGGCGGTCGAGATCCCGACGATCGGTATCGGCGCCGGGCCCCACTGCGACGGCCAGGTCCTCGTGATGCAGGACATGCTCGGCGTCGGCGACGGGCCGATGCCCCGATTCGTGAAAGCCTACGAAAAACTCGGGGAGCGGATGCGCGAGGCGATCGGCGCCTACGTCGGCGAGGTCAAGGACGGCACCTTCCCCGGCGTGGAGCACAGCTACTCGGCCGGCGGGAAGAACGGACGAAACGATGGAGACGGTACGAACGCCGGCTGA
- a CDS encoding deoxynucleoside kinase, with protein MDGFRDTLLAGDIRHIAIEGNIGAGKTTLARLVAEASGARLFLEEVDDNPFIERYYGDMQEYAFQAQIFFLLNRYRQQQEIAQRDLFSGLLVTDYLFAKDKIYAHAVLEDDELVLYNRLHSMLEERIITPDLVIYLQADPAVLLNRIHKRGRRFERQIGADYLGTLNEAFNHFFFHYDESPLLIVNTDQLDFASRREHLDDLLSRIAEPFDGTSYYVPTWETGSP; from the coding sequence ATGGACGGTTTCCGGGATACGCTTCTGGCCGGCGACATCCGGCATATCGCCATCGAGGGGAATATCGGCGCGGGAAAGACGACGCTCGCCCGGCTCGTCGCCGAGGCGTCCGGCGCCCGGCTCTTCCTCGAGGAGGTCGACGACAACCCCTTCATCGAGCGGTATTACGGGGACATGCAGGAGTACGCCTTCCAGGCGCAGATCTTCTTTCTCCTCAATCGGTACCGGCAGCAGCAGGAGATCGCCCAGCGCGACCTCTTCAGCGGTCTCCTCGTCACCGACTACCTCTTCGCCAAGGACAAGATCTACGCGCATGCCGTCCTCGAGGACGACGAACTGGTCCTCTACAACCGCCTGCACTCGATGCTCGAGGAACGGATCATCACCCCCGATCTCGTCATCTACCTCCAGGCGGACCCCGCCGTCCTCCTCAACCGGATCCACAAGCGCGGCCGCCGTTTCGAGCGGCAGATCGGGGCGGATTACCTGGGCACGCTCAACGAGGCCTTCAACCACTTCTTCTTCCACTACGACGAATCCCCGCTGCTGATCGTGAACACCGACCAACTCGATTTCGCGTCGCGCCGGGAGCACCTCGACGACCTTCTCTCGAGGATCGCCGAGCCATTCGACGGAACGAGCTACTACGTGCCGACATGGGAGACCGGCTCGCCATGA
- the folK gene encoding 2-amino-4-hydroxy-6-hydroxymethyldihydropteridine diphosphokinase, giving the protein MPTEIIVAFSIGSNIGAREERVLEGAARLGRTPGLRELELGVLYETRPVGRGYGRSFVNTACIARTALEPRALLGRCEEIERLAGRAAKGRGADRTLDIDLLLYGSLLLDEPGLVLPHPRLAERLFVLVPLAGIAPDLPVPPGGETVSALASRLEDPDWGRIVSRRFGASRTP; this is encoded by the coding sequence ATGCCGACTGAGATAATCGTCGCCTTTTCCATCGGATCCAATATCGGGGCCCGCGAGGAGCGCGTCCTCGAGGGGGCGGCGCGTCTCGGCCGTACTCCCGGCCTGCGGGAACTCGAACTCGGCGTTCTCTACGAGACGCGGCCCGTCGGGCGGGGCTATGGCCGTTCCTTCGTCAATACCGCCTGCATCGCCCGGACGGCGCTCGAACCCCGGGCCCTGCTCGGGCGGTGCGAGGAGATCGAGCGTCTTGCCGGACGCGCGGCGAAGGGCCGTGGCGCCGACCGGACCCTCGATATCGATCTCCTTCTCTACGGCTCTCTCCTTCTCGACGAGCCGGGGCTCGTCCTCCCGCATCCGCGCCTGGCCGAGCGGCTCTTCGTCCTCGTGCCCCTCGCCGGCATCGCCCCCGACCTGCCCGTTCCCCCCGGGGGGGAGACGGTCTCGGCGCTCGCCTCGCGACTCGAGGACCCCGACTGGGGCCGGATCGTGTCCCGCCGGTTCGGCGCGTCGAGAACCCCTTGA
- the folB gene encoding dihydroneopterin aldolase: protein MLDEKITLRGITVFGYYGVSPMEREIGQKLEIDVEFHHDFTKAVETDALEDTINYERVYARVMDTVENNRFNLLETLGDRICGDIIERFPAVTAVTATVRKLTLPFPNNMSHVEVVVERHAD from the coding sequence GTGCTCGATGAAAAGATCACGCTCAGGGGAATCACGGTGTTCGGGTATTACGGCGTCTCACCGATGGAACGGGAGATCGGACAGAAGCTCGAGATCGACGTGGAATTCCACCACGATTTCACGAAGGCGGTCGAGACCGACGCCCTCGAGGACACGATAAACTACGAACGGGTCTACGCCCGTGTCATGGACACCGTCGAGAACAACCGTTTCAACCTCCTCGAGACGCTCGGGGACCGTATCTGCGGGGACATCATCGAGCGGTTCCCCGCCGTGACGGCGGTGACGGCGACGGTCCGCAAGCTCACCCTGCCCTTCCCGAACAACATGTCGCACGTCGAGGTCGTCGTCGAACGCCATGCCGACTGA
- a CDS encoding aminotransferase class I/II-fold pyridoxal phosphate-dependent enzyme: MASKRLEKLPPYLFVEIDRLKESYARSGRTVLDLGIGDPDLGAPPALVRLLKTALDRREYHRYPHDRGLPLLVDAIRRWAGRRHETTLEREEVLVTIGSKEAIGHLPLAVVDEGDAVLVPDPGYPVYHSSAVFAGAESVRVPLDPARGWWPDFAAIDGPLRERARLLYLNYPNNPTAAVAGRERFVEALDFCRDAGIVLVNDAAYGEITYGTPAQLLFPLARETGVPYIEFFSFSKTFSITGWRVGFAVGSPEIVSALARVKSNIDSGVFGAIQEAAAVALDDFFDELVGRVRDVYAERRNILARSLERSGLEFAMPQATFYFWVRTPGGADSIDFCRSLLEERGIVATPGVGFGPGGEGFFRLSITTGIETIREAGRKLEEIRHSM, encoded by the coding sequence ATGGCATCGAAACGGCTCGAGAAACTGCCGCCGTATCTCTTCGTCGAGATCGATCGCCTCAAGGAGTCGTACGCCCGGTCCGGGCGGACCGTTCTCGACCTGGGGATCGGCGATCCGGACCTCGGCGCGCCCCCCGCTCTCGTGCGTCTCCTGAAGACCGCCCTGGATCGGCGGGAATACCATCGATACCCGCACGACCGGGGGCTGCCGCTTCTCGTCGACGCGATCCGGCGCTGGGCCGGGCGCCGCCACGAAACGACCCTCGAACGCGAGGAAGTGCTCGTCACGATCGGTTCGAAGGAGGCGATCGGCCACCTGCCGCTCGCCGTCGTCGACGAGGGGGACGCCGTACTCGTGCCCGATCCGGGATACCCCGTCTACCATTCGTCGGCGGTCTTCGCCGGCGCCGAGAGCGTCCGCGTGCCGCTCGACCCCGCGAGGGGCTGGTGGCCCGATTTCGCGGCGATCGACGGTCCGCTGCGCGAGCGGGCGCGGCTCCTCTATCTCAACTATCCCAACAATCCGACGGCCGCGGTCGCCGGGCGGGAGCGGTTCGTCGAGGCGCTCGATTTCTGCCGGGATGCGGGAATCGTCCTCGTCAACGACGCCGCCTACGGCGAGATCACCTACGGAACGCCGGCGCAGCTCCTCTTTCCCCTCGCGCGGGAAACCGGCGTTCCCTACATCGAGTTCTTCTCCTTCTCGAAGACCTTCTCGATCACCGGCTGGCGCGTCGGTTTCGCCGTCGGCTCCCCGGAGATCGTATCCGCGCTCGCGCGCGTCAAGTCGAACATCGATTCGGGGGTCTTCGGCGCGATCCAGGAGGCCGCCGCGGTCGCGCTCGACGACTTCTTCGACGAACTCGTCGGCCGGGTGAGGGACGTCTACGCCGAGCGGCGGAACATCCTCGCAAGGAGCCTCGAGCGGTCGGGGCTCGAATTCGCGATGCCGCAGGCGACCTTCTATTTCTGGGTCCGAACCCCGGGCGGCGCCGACTCGATCGATTTCTGCCGGTCCCTGCTCGAGGAGCGGGGGATCGTCGCCACGCCGGGAGTCGGCTTCGGTCCCGGCGGCGAGGGCTTCTTCCGTCTCTCCATCACGACCGGCATCGAGACGATCCGCGAGGCGGGTCGCAAGCTCGAGGAAATCAGGCATTCAATGTAG